Proteins from a genomic interval of Piscinibacter sp. HJYY11:
- a CDS encoding UvrD-helicase domain-containing protein, with protein sequence MTASLPLFSPDAPEEGATGAPSGHEHQGLLRGLNPEQLAAVTLPAKPALILAGAGSGKTRVLTTRIAWLIQTGQLTPGGVMAVTFTNKAAKEMLTRLGAMLPVPVRGMWVGTFHGLCNRFLRAHWKLANLPQGFQILDSSDQLSAVKRVIKAMNLDEERFVPKQVTWFIAGSKEEGLRPKDVDVRDEMSRVLVQVYEAYEAQCQREGVVDFAELLLRTYELMRDNAPMREHYRARFRHILVDEFQDTNRLQYAWLKMFAGPQTAVFAVGDDDQSIYAFRGAQVGNMRAFEHEFGVEQVIKLERNYRSYGNILDAANELISHNTDRLGKNLSTEAGPGEPVRVFEATSDFSEAQWMVDEARQLHRDGTDRSNIAVLYRSNAQSRVIESALFNAGMPYKVYGGLRFFERAEVKHALSYLRLIENANDDTSFLRVVNFPTRGIGARTLEQLQDVARQSGRSLAQSVTAVPGKGGHNLQGFVALIDAMREATRDKNLREIIEHVLHSSGLIDFYKTDKEGQDRIENLEELVNAAEAFVTQEGFGKDAVALPVDEQREAAAVDMAPDAETGEIMSPLAAFLTHASLEAGDNQAQAGQDAIQLMTVHSAKGLEFDAVFITGLEESLFPHENSLSDVKSLEEERRLMYVAITRARKRLYLSFSQTRMLHGQTRYNIKSRFFDELPESALRWITPRNQGFGSGFAREYQSAWSKGSGLGSIVGAGHVPARNAPSAGPVTRSSHGLRTGQSVFHTKFGEGVLVTLEGTGDDARAQVNFGRHGMKWLALSVAKLTPIE encoded by the coding sequence ATGACAGCCTCCCTGCCTCTTTTTTCGCCCGACGCCCCTGAAGAAGGCGCGACCGGCGCGCCCTCCGGCCATGAACATCAAGGCCTGCTGCGCGGCCTGAACCCGGAGCAGCTCGCGGCCGTCACCCTGCCGGCGAAGCCGGCGCTCATCCTTGCCGGTGCAGGCTCGGGCAAGACGCGCGTGCTCACCACCCGCATCGCCTGGCTGATCCAGACCGGCCAGCTCACGCCCGGTGGCGTGATGGCGGTGACCTTCACCAACAAGGCCGCGAAGGAAATGCTGACCCGACTGGGCGCGATGCTCCCGGTGCCGGTGCGCGGCATGTGGGTCGGCACCTTCCACGGGCTGTGCAATCGTTTCCTGCGCGCGCACTGGAAACTGGCAAACCTGCCGCAAGGTTTCCAGATCCTCGACTCGAGCGACCAGCTCTCGGCCGTGAAGCGCGTCATCAAGGCGATGAACCTGGATGAAGAGCGCTTCGTGCCCAAGCAGGTGACCTGGTTCATCGCCGGCAGCAAGGAAGAAGGCCTGCGCCCGAAAGACGTGGACGTGCGCGACGAGATGAGCCGCGTGCTGGTGCAGGTCTACGAGGCCTACGAGGCGCAGTGCCAGCGCGAGGGCGTGGTCGACTTCGCCGAGCTGCTCTTGCGCACCTACGAGCTGATGCGCGACAACGCGCCGATGCGCGAGCACTACCGCGCGCGCTTCCGCCACATCCTCGTCGACGAGTTCCAGGACACCAACCGCCTGCAGTACGCCTGGCTCAAGATGTTCGCCGGGCCGCAGACGGCGGTGTTCGCGGTGGGCGACGACGACCAGAGCATCTACGCCTTCCGCGGCGCGCAGGTGGGCAACATGCGCGCCTTCGAGCACGAGTTCGGCGTCGAGCAGGTCATCAAGCTCGAGCGCAACTACCGCTCCTACGGCAACATCCTCGACGCGGCCAACGAGCTGATCTCGCACAACACCGACCGCCTGGGCAAGAACCTGAGCACCGAAGCCGGCCCTGGCGAGCCGGTGCGGGTGTTCGAGGCGACGAGCGATTTCTCCGAGGCGCAGTGGATGGTGGACGAAGCGCGCCAGCTCCACCGCGACGGCACCGACCGCAGCAACATCGCCGTGCTCTACCGCAGCAACGCGCAGAGCCGGGTGATCGAAAGCGCGCTCTTCAACGCGGGCATGCCCTACAAGGTGTATGGCGGCCTGCGCTTCTTCGAGCGCGCCGAGGTGAAGCATGCGTTGAGCTACCTGCGCCTGATCGAGAACGCGAACGACGACACCAGCTTCCTGCGCGTCGTCAACTTCCCCACCCGCGGCATCGGCGCACGCACGCTGGAGCAACTGCAGGACGTGGCCCGGCAGAGCGGCCGCAGCCTTGCGCAGAGCGTGACGGCGGTGCCCGGCAAGGGCGGCCACAACCTGCAGGGCTTCGTCGCGCTGATCGACGCCATGCGCGAGGCCACGCGCGACAAGAACCTGCGCGAGATCATCGAGCACGTGCTGCACAGCTCGGGCCTGATCGATTTCTACAAGACCGACAAGGAAGGCCAGGACCGCATCGAGAACCTGGAGGAACTGGTCAACGCGGCGGAAGCGTTCGTCACGCAGGAAGGCTTCGGCAAGGACGCGGTCGCGCTGCCGGTCGACGAGCAGCGCGAAGCCGCCGCCGTCGACATGGCGCCCGATGCCGAGACGGGCGAGATCATGTCGCCGCTCGCCGCCTTCCTCACCCACGCCTCGCTCGAAGCCGGTGACAACCAGGCGCAGGCGGGTCAGGACGCGATCCAGCTCATGACGGTGCACTCGGCCAAGGGCCTGGAGTTCGACGCCGTCTTCATCACCGGGCTGGAAGAGAGCCTCTTCCCGCACGAGAACAGCCTGTCGGACGTGAAGAGCCTGGAGGAAGAGCGCCGCCTGATGTATGTCGCGATCACGCGGGCCCGCAAGCGCCTGTACCTGAGCTTCAGCCAGACGCGCATGCTGCACGGCCAGACCCGCTACAACATCAAGAGCCGCTTCTTCGACGAGCTGCCCGAGAGCGCCCTGCGCTGGATCACGCCGCGCAACCAGGGCTTCGGCTCGGGCTTCGCGCGCGAGTACCAGTCGGCCTGGTCCAAGGGCTCGGGCCTGGGCTCGATCGTCGGCGCGGGCCACGTGCCGGCCCGCAACGCGCCGAGCGCCGGCCCCGTCACCAGGAGCAGCCACGGCCTGCGCACGGGGCAGAGCGTCTTCCACACCAAGTTCGGCGAGGGCGTGCTGGTCACACTCGAAGGCACCGGCGACGACGCGCGCGCGCAGGTCAACTTCGGCCGCCACGGCATGAAGTGGCTGGCGCTGTCCGTGGCCAAGCTCACGCCGATCGAGTGA
- a CDS encoding toxic anion resistance protein, with protein sequence MNNGPEDTPTVAYGGVPNFQLTPPEVITPVPAEATRTAVPLKPEVAKAVDDQVMRFIDALMTEDVHSAEFKHKLDSAFALGREEISNAAGLMQGRFLQRNFIGAEETAAYKAIGEIRGHLDKLNPGNEGDLLAPNKLLGFIPFGNKLKAYFRKFESAGSQLQKSMAQLYAARDDVQKDIVDIEATRTKLWEAMQKLAAAAQFATSLDARLAERVQSLKATDPQRANALEQEVLFYARQNLADILTQQAVCVNGYLALDVLKKTGREMMNGCSRVATTGMSALAVAQTVARATGNQVQVMEMLQGVNTTIGNLITETGRQLNSHVDKTAEFASNPMLGIDKIKEMFEQTYKAMDAMDSFRSKAIAAMGQNNTIMAEQLQKSQQYIDRVRQQQAREAGQAQIQGPVSL encoded by the coding sequence ATGAACAACGGCCCTGAAGACACCCCCACCGTCGCCTACGGCGGCGTGCCCAACTTCCAGCTCACCCCGCCCGAGGTCATCACCCCCGTGCCGGCCGAGGCCACGCGCACCGCGGTGCCACTGAAGCCCGAGGTGGCGAAGGCGGTCGATGACCAGGTGATGCGCTTCATCGACGCGCTGATGACCGAAGACGTGCACAGCGCCGAGTTCAAGCACAAGCTCGACAGCGCCTTCGCGCTCGGCCGCGAAGAGATCTCGAACGCGGCCGGCCTGATGCAGGGCCGCTTCCTGCAGCGCAACTTCATCGGCGCCGAAGAGACCGCGGCGTACAAGGCCATCGGCGAGATCCGCGGCCACCTCGACAAGCTCAACCCCGGCAACGAAGGCGACCTGCTGGCGCCCAACAAGCTGCTGGGCTTCATCCCCTTCGGCAACAAGCTCAAGGCCTACTTCCGCAAGTTCGAGAGCGCCGGCTCGCAGCTGCAGAAGAGCATGGCGCAGCTCTACGCGGCCCGCGACGACGTGCAGAAGGACATCGTCGACATCGAAGCCACCCGCACCAAGCTGTGGGAGGCGATGCAGAAGCTCGCCGCGGCTGCGCAGTTCGCCACTTCGCTCGATGCGCGCCTCGCCGAACGGGTGCAGTCCCTGAAAGCCACCGACCCGCAGCGCGCCAACGCGCTCGAACAGGAAGTGCTCTTCTACGCCCGCCAGAACCTCGCCGACATCCTGACGCAACAGGCGGTGTGCGTGAACGGCTACCTCGCGCTCGACGTGCTCAAGAAGACCGGCCGCGAGATGATGAACGGCTGCAGCCGCGTGGCGACCACCGGCATGAGCGCGCTCGCGGTCGCGCAGACCGTGGCGCGGGCCACCGGCAACCAGGTGCAGGTGATGGAGATGCTGCAAGGCGTCAACACCACCATCGGCAACCTCATCACCGAAACGGGCCGCCAGCTCAACAGCCACGTCGACAAGACGGCCGAGTTCGCGAGCAACCCCATGCTGGGCATCGACAAGATCAAGGAGATGTTCGAGCAGACCTACAAGGCCATGGATGCGATGGACAGCTTCCGCTCCAAGGCGATTGCGGCGATGGGCCAGAACAACACCATCATGGCCGAGCAGCTTCAGAAGAGCCAGCAGTACATCGACCGTGTGCGCCAGCAGCAGGCCCGCGAAGCCGGGCAGGCGCAGATCCAGGGGCCGGTGTCGCTCTGA
- a CDS encoding GMP reductase — translation MEIFDYDNILLLPRKCRVESRSECDSSVEFGGRKFLLPVVPANMKTVVDEPISEWLAANGYFYVMHRFDLDNVAYAKQMRDKGLFVSISAGVKADDYKMIDRLAAEGVGADYITIDIAHGHAETVRKMIEHIKQKLPSTFVIAGNVGTPEAVIDLENWGADATKVGIGPGKVCITKLKTGFGTGGWQLSALKWCARVATKPIIADGGIRDHGDIAKSVRFGAAMVMIGSLFAGHEESPGRTMEVDGKLFKEYYGSASDFNKGEYKHVEGKRILEPVKGKLADTLREMREDVQSSISYAGGTRLADIRKVNYVILGGDNAGEHLLM, via the coding sequence ATGGAAATCTTCGACTACGACAACATCCTTCTGCTGCCGCGCAAGTGCCGCGTGGAGAGCCGCTCCGAGTGCGACAGCTCGGTCGAGTTCGGCGGGCGCAAGTTCCTGCTGCCGGTGGTGCCGGCCAACATGAAGACGGTGGTCGACGAGCCCATCTCCGAATGGCTCGCCGCCAACGGCTACTTCTACGTGATGCACCGCTTCGACCTCGACAACGTGGCCTATGCGAAGCAGATGCGCGACAAGGGCCTGTTCGTGTCGATCAGCGCCGGCGTGAAGGCCGACGACTACAAGATGATCGACCGCCTGGCGGCCGAAGGCGTGGGCGCCGACTACATCACCATCGACATCGCGCACGGCCACGCCGAGACGGTGCGCAAGATGATCGAGCACATCAAGCAGAAGCTGCCGAGCACCTTCGTGATCGCCGGCAACGTGGGCACGCCCGAGGCGGTGATCGACCTCGAGAACTGGGGCGCGGACGCGACCAAGGTCGGCATCGGCCCGGGCAAGGTGTGCATCACCAAGCTCAAGACGGGCTTCGGCACCGGCGGCTGGCAGCTCAGCGCGCTCAAGTGGTGTGCACGTGTGGCGACCAAGCCCATCATTGCCGACGGTGGCATCCGCGACCATGGCGACATCGCCAAGAGCGTGCGCTTCGGTGCGGCGATGGTGATGATCGGCTCGCTCTTCGCCGGCCACGAAGAATCTCCCGGCCGCACGATGGAAGTCGACGGCAAGCTCTTCAAGGAGTACTACGGCTCCGCGAGCGACTTCAACAAGGGCGAGTACAAGCACGTGGAAGGCAAGCGCATCCTTGAGCCGGTGAAGGGCAAGCTCGCCGACACCCTGCGCGAGATGCGCGAAGACGTGCAGAGCTCCATCAGCTACGCCGGCGGCACCCGGCTCGCCGACATCCGCAAGGTCAACTACGTGATCCTCGGCGGCGACAACGCGGGCGAGCATCTGCTGATGTAA
- a CDS encoding xanthine dehydrogenase family protein molybdopterin-binding subunit codes for MSATLSRRTLLATAGGITVSFGLGGCSLIPPIPKRPAPTLDDAVGWIHRSADGRFVLWCPRVEMGQNVLGGLRRIAALELGVGEESIDVRIPGTGDIGRVKGTVGSDSVRELLVPLATACARLRDEMKAQGVEPPPLRAIGALRQAATSPPVAQPQHHALVTGAPVFAADVRLPGMLHASVLRPPWRPELGVELEGWDREAVQAVPGFVAQLTLPGIDGPVLVGRDPQSIFAMRTAAAVRWKKPAHMPDAERMVDIDAVLATGRFTKDSGSVEDGAWTVDLRLDVPMAAHAAIEPRCAVARFDTTADGKLTLDLWCATQDPFFIRDVMARDHGLPVERITVHNQRLGGGFGGRTLALVEREAAYVARPMKAPVKLQWTREDEFTGAFHRPPSSHRVKVRVGADGLITDWWHALSSSHVIFTSAGMPPWMQTFTDFVGDAGTSRGQHAPYAFTRQRRSMQLTRVPLATGPWRGLGAGPNVLAIEAAMDAAARASRQDPVAFRLRHLANAPAGEHLADPARLGAVLQRVAERAKREAPRAAAAGERVGRGVACGVYKGLSVVAAVAEVAVTAERIRVTRLWCSHDCGAMVDARSVRAQVEGNLVWSLSLVLFERLSAPDARAAQTGLADYPLPRITDMPTLDIDLVPSDKPPSGAGEAAIVAGAGALYNALVAASGKQPTRLPVTPADLA; via the coding sequence ATGAGCGCCACGCTGTCACGCCGCACGCTGCTGGCCACGGCCGGCGGCATCACGGTCAGCTTCGGGCTGGGCGGCTGCTCGCTGATCCCGCCCATCCCCAAGCGCCCCGCCCCGACGCTCGACGACGCGGTCGGCTGGATCCACCGTTCGGCCGACGGCCGTTTCGTGCTCTGGTGCCCGCGGGTCGAGATGGGGCAGAACGTATTGGGCGGCCTGCGCCGCATCGCCGCGCTGGAGCTGGGCGTGGGCGAAGAGTCCATCGACGTGCGCATCCCCGGCACCGGCGACATCGGGCGCGTGAAGGGCACGGTCGGCAGCGACTCCGTGCGCGAGCTGCTGGTGCCGCTGGCCACCGCTTGCGCCCGCCTGCGCGACGAGATGAAGGCGCAGGGCGTCGAGCCGCCGCCTTTGCGGGCCATCGGCGCACTGCGCCAAGCGGCAACGTCGCCGCCCGTCGCGCAGCCGCAGCACCACGCACTCGTGACCGGCGCGCCCGTCTTCGCCGCCGACGTGCGCCTGCCCGGCATGCTGCACGCGAGCGTGCTGCGCCCGCCGTGGCGCCCCGAGCTCGGCGTCGAGCTCGAAGGCTGGGACCGTGAGGCGGTGCAGGCGGTGCCGGGCTTCGTCGCCCAGCTCACGCTGCCCGGGATCGACGGGCCGGTGCTGGTGGGTCGCGATCCGCAATCAATCTTCGCGATGCGCACGGCCGCGGCCGTGCGCTGGAAGAAACCGGCGCATATGCCCGACGCCGAGCGCATGGTCGACATCGACGCGGTGCTGGCAACAGGCCGCTTCACCAAAGACAGCGGCAGCGTGGAGGACGGGGCGTGGACGGTCGACCTGCGGCTCGACGTGCCGATGGCCGCCCACGCCGCCATCGAGCCACGCTGCGCGGTCGCCCGCTTCGACACCACCGCCGACGGCAAGCTGACACTCGACCTCTGGTGTGCCACGCAAGACCCGTTCTTCATCCGCGACGTGATGGCGCGTGACCACGGCCTGCCCGTCGAGCGCATCACGGTGCACAACCAGCGCCTGGGCGGCGGCTTCGGCGGGCGCACGTTGGCGCTCGTCGAACGCGAAGCGGCGTACGTGGCGCGGCCGATGAAGGCCCCCGTCAAGCTGCAGTGGACGCGTGAGGACGAGTTCACCGGGGCCTTCCACCGGCCGCCTTCGTCGCACCGCGTGAAGGTGCGCGTGGGTGCCGACGGGCTCATCACCGACTGGTGGCATGCACTCTCGAGCTCGCACGTGATCTTCACCTCGGCCGGCATGCCGCCGTGGATGCAGACCTTCACCGATTTTGTCGGCGACGCCGGCACCTCGCGTGGCCAGCATGCGCCGTATGCCTTCACGCGCCAGCGCCGCTCGATGCAGCTCACCCGCGTGCCGCTGGCCACCGGCCCCTGGCGCGGGCTGGGCGCCGGGCCCAACGTGCTGGCGATCGAAGCGGCGATGGACGCGGCCGCACGCGCCAGCCGGCAGGACCCGGTGGCGTTTCGCCTGCGGCACCTCGCGAACGCACCGGCGGGCGAGCATCTCGCGGACCCCGCACGCCTCGGCGCCGTGCTGCAACGGGTGGCCGAGCGCGCCAAACGCGAAGCGCCACGCGCCGCCGCGGCCGGCGAGCGCGTGGGACGCGGCGTGGCCTGCGGTGTCTACAAGGGCCTGAGCGTCGTCGCCGCGGTGGCCGAGGTCGCCGTCACCGCCGAACGCATCCGCGTCACGCGCCTCTGGTGCAGCCACGATTGCGGGGCAATGGTCGATGCACGCAGCGTGCGCGCGCAGGTCGAAGGCAACCTCGTCTGGAGCCTGAGCCTCGTGCTTTTCGAACGGCTCAGCGCGCCCGACGCACGCGCTGCGCAAACAGGCCTGGCCGACTACCCGCTGCCACGCATCACCGACATGCCCACGCTCGACATCGACCTCGTGCCGAGCGACAAGCCGCCCAGCGGAGCCGGCGAGGCCGCCATCGTGGCCGGCGCCGGCGCCCTCTACAACGCGCTGGTGGCTGCCAGCGGCAAGCAGCCGACCCGCCTGCCGGTCACCCCCGCCGACCTCGCCTGA
- a CDS encoding amidase family protein, protein MSSFSSIEKAGAIELARLLAERKVGALELCDLHIARIEQRDTTINAVVVRDFDRAREAARAADTALARGERRPLLGVPMTVKESFDVAGLPTTWGFAEFADYRPDADALAVTRLKEAGAVILGKTNVPVALGDWQTVHPLYGRTNNPLDLERSPGGSSGGSAAALASHMVPLELGSDIGGSVRVPAHFCGLYGHKPSFGLLPPRGHKPPRADGAGSGLAVIGPLARHIDDLTLAFDLLAVADPLDPGLRFAPPPPRATSPKGARLLVVDTHPRCATDTDTRQVLAALAADFERAGATVSRSSPLLPDLEASHKLYIPMLMTEVNRATPEQQPPLTANQWLGLLDARQRLRNQWAAFFREFDAVLAPAFGTPAFRQFDDGPWQGRQLAVDGQPTPYGDQLAWPGVATVAGLPATVAPASKSKDGLPIGVQIIGPWQEDRTTLALAGMVGQLRR, encoded by the coding sequence ATGTCGTCGTTCTCATCCATCGAAAAGGCCGGCGCGATTGAGCTGGCCCGCCTGCTGGCCGAACGCAAGGTCGGCGCGCTGGAGCTGTGCGACCTGCACATCGCGCGCATCGAGCAGCGCGACACCACGATCAACGCCGTGGTGGTGCGCGACTTCGATCGGGCCCGAGAGGCCGCCCGTGCGGCCGATACGGCGCTGGCCCGTGGCGAACGCCGGCCCCTGCTGGGCGTGCCGATGACGGTGAAGGAATCGTTCGACGTGGCGGGCCTGCCCACCACCTGGGGCTTTGCCGAATTCGCCGACTACCGGCCCGACGCGGACGCGCTGGCCGTCACGCGACTCAAGGAGGCCGGCGCGGTCATCCTCGGCAAGACCAACGTGCCGGTGGCGCTGGGCGACTGGCAGACGGTGCACCCGCTCTACGGCCGCACCAACAACCCGCTGGACCTCGAACGCTCGCCGGGCGGGTCGTCGGGCGGCTCGGCTGCCGCGCTCGCGTCGCACATGGTGCCGCTGGAGCTGGGCTCCGACATCGGCGGCTCGGTCCGCGTGCCGGCGCACTTCTGCGGGCTCTACGGCCACAAGCCGAGCTTCGGCCTGCTGCCGCCGCGCGGGCACAAGCCGCCACGGGCCGATGGTGCCGGCTCGGGCCTCGCGGTGATCGGCCCGCTGGCGCGCCACATCGACGACCTCACGCTGGCCTTCGACCTGCTCGCCGTGGCCGACCCGCTGGACCCGGGACTGCGCTTCGCGCCGCCGCCGCCACGCGCGACGTCGCCAAAGGGCGCGCGCCTGCTGGTGGTCGACACCCACCCGCGCTGCGCTACCGACACCGACACGCGCCAGGTGCTGGCCGCCCTGGCCGCCGACTTCGAGCGCGCCGGCGCCACCGTCTCGCGCAGCAGCCCGCTGTTGCCGGACCTGGAGGCCTCGCACAAGCTCTACATCCCGATGCTGATGACCGAGGTCAACCGCGCCACGCCCGAGCAGCAGCCGCCGCTCACGGCCAACCAGTGGCTGGGCCTGCTCGACGCACGCCAGCGCCTGCGCAACCAATGGGCCGCCTTCTTCCGCGAATTCGATGCCGTGCTTGCACCGGCGTTCGGCACACCGGCTTTCCGCCAGTTCGACGACGGGCCGTGGCAGGGGCGGCAGCTGGCGGTCGATGGCCAGCCCACGCCCTATGGCGACCAGCTCGCCTGGCCCGGCGTCGCCACCGTCGCCGGCCTGCCGGCCACCGTCGCGCCGGCGAGCAAGTCCAAAGACGGCCTCCCGATCGGCGTGCAGATCATCGGCCCGTGGCAGGAAGACCGCACGACACTGGCGCTCGCCGGCATGGTGGGCCAGCTCAGGCGCTGA
- a CDS encoding (2Fe-2S)-binding protein encodes MQVKLNRQTQPLDEDQAQTPLLWWLRDARGLTGTRYGCGQGVCGACTVHLDGQAVRSCITPCSAAEGRELTTIEGLARGDVLHPVQQAWLELAVAQCGYCQSGQVMGAAALLAATPNPTDEQINAAMAGHLCRCGTYDRIRAAIHRAAQIVREGGAR; translated from the coding sequence ATGCAAGTGAAACTCAACCGACAGACCCAGCCACTGGACGAAGACCAGGCGCAGACGCCGCTCCTCTGGTGGCTGCGCGACGCGCGCGGCCTGACCGGCACACGCTACGGCTGCGGCCAGGGTGTGTGCGGTGCCTGCACCGTGCACCTCGACGGCCAGGCCGTGCGCTCGTGCATCACGCCGTGCAGCGCGGCCGAGGGGCGCGAGCTCACCACCATCGAGGGCCTGGCGCGGGGCGACGTGCTGCACCCGGTGCAGCAGGCGTGGCTGGAGCTTGCCGTCGCGCAGTGCGGCTACTGCCAGAGCGGCCAGGTCATGGGCGCTGCGGCACTGCTCGCCGCCACGCCGAACCCGACCGACGAGCAGATCAATGCTGCAATGGCAGGCCACCTGTGCCGCTGCGGCACCTACGACCGCATCCGAGCCGCCATCCACCGCGCGGCGCAGATCGTGCGTGAAGGAGGGGCACGATGA
- a CDS encoding patatin-like phospholipase family protein, translating into MPSMPRFRRPSLGLALQGGGAHGAFTWGVLDRLLEAGAFHITAISGTSAGAMNAIALADGWRRGGADGARDALSRFWTAIGTRVPFDLLTSGDATRPGLNAAGRALMHWTRLLSPYQLNPLGTNPLREVLQEQIDFEGLRAGSPIALHIAATHANTGRLRLFDERELSVDAALASACLPTLHHAVVIDGEPYWDGGYSANPALFPLVRSRIDELVIVSLTPLHYTRTPVSADEIQARALEFAFNATFLREARTLAEACAEARKSTWPFIGALERRLRRLHLHLIDAHEELGELAGETRLIAHLPFLENLRDLGRARAERWLTAHGGDVGQRSSIDLAALYAPV; encoded by the coding sequence ATGCCTTCGATGCCCCGTTTCAGACGCCCCTCCCTCGGCCTCGCCCTGCAAGGCGGCGGCGCGCATGGTGCCTTCACCTGGGGCGTGCTCGACCGCCTGCTCGAAGCCGGCGCGTTCCACATCACCGCGATCAGCGGCACCAGCGCCGGCGCGATGAATGCCATTGCCCTGGCCGACGGCTGGCGGCGCGGCGGCGCCGATGGCGCGCGCGATGCGCTGAGCCGCTTCTGGACCGCCATCGGCACCCGGGTGCCCTTCGACCTGCTGACCTCGGGCGACGCCACACGCCCGGGCCTGAACGCCGCCGGCCGCGCGCTGATGCACTGGACGCGCCTGCTCTCGCCCTATCAGCTCAACCCGCTGGGCACCAACCCCTTGCGCGAGGTGCTGCAGGAGCAGATCGATTTCGAGGGCCTGCGCGCCGGCAGCCCGATCGCGCTGCACATCGCCGCCACGCATGCCAACACCGGCCGGCTGCGGCTCTTCGACGAGCGCGAGTTGAGTGTCGACGCCGCCCTCGCCTCGGCCTGCCTGCCCACCCTGCACCACGCGGTGGTGATCGACGGCGAGCCCTACTGGGACGGCGGCTACAGCGCCAACCCGGCCCTGTTTCCGCTGGTGCGCAGCCGCATCGACGAGCTCGTGATCGTGTCGCTCACCCCGCTGCACTACACGCGCACGCCGGTGAGCGCCGACGAGATCCAGGCGCGTGCGCTCGAGTTCGCGTTCAACGCCACCTTCCTGCGCGAGGCCCGCACGCTGGCCGAGGCCTGCGCCGAAGCGCGCAAGTCGACATGGCCCTTCATCGGCGCACTGGAGCGGCGCTTGCGCCGGCTGCACCTGCATCTGATCGACGCCCATGAGGAGCTGGGAGAACTGGCTGGCGAAACGCGCCTGATCGCGCACCTGCCCTTCCTGGAGAATCTGCGCGACCTCGGCCGCGCGCGTGCCGAGCGCTGGCTCACCGCGCATGGCGGCGACGTCGGCCAGCGCTCCAGCATCGACCTCGCCGCGCTCTACGCGCCGGTCTGA
- a CDS encoding Crp/Fnr family transcriptional regulator, with protein sequence MHTLAAQPLLEHLAGGPLPEWAAFAGEVQPRTLDPGEALFESDVPWPWLCIVRSGLFKLAYLREDGGERIKSFIPEGGFFASLAALAPGGRTSFTAVALETSVVEPLSYPRILALGEQHLAWQKALRAGIEHYGVRKEKRERELLMLSPEQRYRLFLQESPSLVKRIAQQDIALYLGITPVALSRIRGRMSRGASRPSDPGLGQTGA encoded by the coding sequence ATGCACACTCTCGCAGCCCAGCCCTTGCTCGAACACCTGGCCGGTGGCCCCTTGCCCGAATGGGCGGCCTTTGCCGGTGAGGTGCAGCCGCGCACGCTCGACCCCGGCGAGGCCCTCTTCGAGAGCGACGTGCCCTGGCCCTGGCTGTGCATCGTGCGAAGCGGCCTTTTCAAACTCGCCTACCTGCGCGAAGACGGCGGCGAGCGCATCAAGTCCTTCATTCCCGAAGGCGGCTTCTTCGCGAGCCTCGCGGCGCTCGCGCCGGGTGGGCGCACGAGCTTCACCGCGGTGGCGCTGGAGACCAGCGTGGTGGAGCCGCTCAGCTACCCGCGCATCCTCGCGCTCGGCGAGCAGCACCTTGCGTGGCAGAAGGCGCTGCGCGCCGGCATCGAGCACTACGGCGTGCGCAAGGAGAAGCGCGAACGCGAGCTGCTGATGCTGAGCCCCGAGCAGCGCTACCGTCTGTTCCTGCAGGAGTCGCCCTCGCTCGTGAAGCGCATCGCGCAGCAGGACATCGCGCTCTATCTCGGCATCACGCCCGTGGCGCTGTCGCGCATCCGCGGCCGCATGTCGCGAGGCGCCTCGCGGCCCAGTGACCCGGGGCTGGGTCAGACCGGCGCGTAG